Part of the Diabrotica virgifera virgifera chromosome 6, PGI_DIABVI_V3a genome, AGTCATCGGAagaagttaaaattattttaacttttgcacGAAAATCGGAAGAATTTTGACACTGTTGACATTCTATCTTGAACGTATTGATAACCTTACTTTTGTAAAGTGTTtatgtttttgatatattgaaatggaacaacaaaatcgtaattataaatggatgttgttctgaaactattttcttgtggcatttttgtaattaactatttttaatgagaaataagccacaattttaataaaaaaaatgattttattttttagtaaaattgtggcttatttcccattaaaacaGTTAATTATAAATGGATGTGATGGTACTTCTAACAATAAATCACATTTTTATCCTCTTCAAACAGATAATTTGACAAATCCATGATGATCCAAacaataataagaataaaatcgaaataaaacTATCTATCTGTTCCTGTTCAATATCCAACATTTGTATCAAATATCAATCCATGGAATAATCTGACATATTAcacaaatgtcaaaaaatttcgGATACGACAATCAAATATAATCGTACGAAAAAATTCGTATTTCGTGTCTTCGGATATCGGATCTGTGAAAATTAGCCTTTAAAACTTAcaacaactaaaatcttacaagacgtaatgaatcagaggataagtttagcagatgaacaacagggtttttcgtcataaagcaaattactgagaaatcaccagagtataatagaccagcatttttatgtctgattgacttaaagaaagcatttgacagagtaagactcaaagatgtaatccatcttctgtataatagagacgTCCCTCTAGAtaacataaaaactattgagaacatctaccaaaacaacaaaatggaagtcagaatagatggacaacttacagaacctatagatataggcagcggaataagacagggagactcattgagacctatgcttttcaatttaatcatggatgaaatcatcaaaaatgtcaacaaaggaagaggatatagaatgggaaacaaagaagcaAAAATAATTTGCTACGCAGACGAcgagatgaagatagtctgcaaagattagtccacagataagagcaaaagaattaaatatgacaatttcatctcagaaaaccaaaacaatagtaatcagtaaagaaccaatcagatgcaaaatagaaattgatggtatcagtattgaacaagtaatggaagtaaaatatcttggaattacattgtcaagttacggagacctagacaaagaagtgagatatcaagtacaaaaagcaaatagattggcaggatgccttaataacactatatcgcgaaaccgacatattaacactgagatgaagtcaagaatgtataaagccagtgtaagaccaataatgacatatgcatcagaagcaagacccgatacagccacaacacaaagactactggagacggcagagatgagagtactgagaagaattacaggaaatacactgagagatcgaaagaggagcgaagatattagaagacaatgtaacgtacagtgtataaatgaatggacactaaatagaaaaaaagaatggaacaaccacataaccagaatgggggagacacgtgtggtcaaaatagtacgagataaatcaccaatcggcagatcGTGATAGTATCGTGAGAAGTATCGGCCGAACCGCGCAAAAGAtagagtgacaaccttccatagaggtatcaatccgccaattaacaagcagaattgcttataaagagcaagaagaagaagataattagtgacatttgatatgttctacgtgtcgggCTTATtcaaatgcccaacatatttttcggacaaacattttttcatatattatctaaagtttgctattgattaaacttaaaaacaacctgctagttttcacaatcataaacttgtcaggatgacacgttgcacaattaaaatcacgttcctcaattaaaacttcccctgttccagtgttcccgtacatcaaagtttgtccgacttgatgaagcaattaacaaattttcagcttgctattaataaatttttttggtacgcgggatccagggaTATTATCAATGATATACTATAATGAAAACCGGTTTAAATgctttatattttataaatatacattataattaTCAAGATAGCCTTATTAAAATTGTACCTTTACTTTTTACAGAAAAAACTTTATATCTAGGGAATCACAGATTTTTGTTGATCTGTTTGTTAATGTATTTTTAAATCTCCTTTTCACTTTGGTCATGGTCATGGTTCTTTATTATTTCACAGTTTTTAATAAGTCTTTTACCTTTTCAAATAGGTAAACTTGTATTTGGCAATATATTTACCGttcaaaatgtatttattttgtagATCACCTGTAACACTTTGGAGTTACTTTTCCTGGGCCTGTATTCTTTTCCTATTTATTATCATTTATTAGATATTTAAGTACATAGGTGTAACCAGGCGGGGATCCAGAGGGGGTCAACGGGGCCTtagacccccctattgtatttagtctttaaatataatttttgtacacttttacaattattgTCCCCACTTCGGCAAAGGAACATGCTGCTGCAAATTATCATTTTGTGTAATAACTATTTTACACAAAATGCTTgatttgaattattaatttatgCAACAATGTTTTccacattttaaaaaatgaacagtATAATGTCAGAATGTATCAAATTATCattttgtgtaataattattttacacAAAATGcttgtagtccagaaagccactgcgcatccgctaggaaaaatattctaattcggattctttgcacaatcttactcaaaaaggactccttttaacaaatttgcatgttgccaggaccaaaaagtggtcaaaaattttttaaacgtttttttttgtttttttcctaaatttttttttttcgcacggaaaaaagttttttttaggttttttggatcattccaaagagaaaaggtctttagtgacttttctctaaaaatgatagtttttgacatataagcgattgaaaattgaaaaattgcgaaatcggccatttttaaccctcaaaaactatgtgaaaagttgaaaatttgaatgttgccaaggtaggtagatattctttaaacatcgattgatgaaatcccgaagagttttttgcaatacaatatttaaaactcctttgttttttaattgctaatcaagcgtgcacgacactattttccaccgacaatatggtgcaaatgaaaggaataaattcgttatttcgtaaaccggcgactttaaggaaaaatcccgaaacaggtcgatttttatttttaagttatgatattgtggcatatatggtatactagtgacatcatccatctggacgtgatgacgtaatcgatgatttttttaaatgagaataggggtcgtgtgctagctcatttgaaaggttcttcaattctcaattcagtaatataaacatttacataattatttatacagggtgtccaaaaaatttttattaatttaaattatttgacacaaaaagaagtagaaggacagcCTGTATAAAAAAGTATGTAAATGTTACAATACttgatagagaattgaagaacctttcaaacgagctaccacacgacccctattctcatttaaaaaaatcatcgattacgtcatcacgcccagacggatgacgtcactagtatatcatatatgccacaatatcataacttaaaaataaaaatcgacctgtttcgggatttttccttaaagtcgccgattttcgaaataacgaatttattcctttcatttgcaccatactgtcggtggaaaatagtgtcgcgcacgcttgattcgcaattaaaaaacaaaggagttttgaataatgtattgcaaaaaactcttcgggatttcatcaatcgatgtttaaagaatatctacctaccttggcaacattcaaattttcagtttttcacatagtctttgagggataaaaatggccgatttcgcaatttttcaatttttaatcgcttatatgtcaaaaactatcatttttagaaaaaagtcactaaagaccttttctgtttggaatgatccaaaaaacctaaaaaaacttttttccatgtaataaaaataattttaggaaaaaacaaaaaaaaaaacgattaaaaaatttttgaccaccttttggtcctggcaacatggaaatttgttaaaaggagtcctttttgagtaagattgtgcaaaaaatccgaattagaatatttttcctagcggatgcgcagtggctttctggactattgatttgaattattaatttatgCAACAATGTTTTccacattttaaaaaatgaacagtATAATGTCAGAATGTATCCATCCAATATCTTTCTGAGGAATGCTAGCCGTTTACTGCAACTGAATATAGGTCACCTAAGGCTCGATAGCACGCAAAGAGCCCCACCaaagctcaatccttttgataccatacaaatctgggatgagtgaattttccccttagagaaAGTaagagccgtatggctaaatatgaaataataataataacgccTCTttcgcgcttagctactcatttgtgGCCTTAGCTACTTATTAAGTGGTCAAAAATATAGAAAGTCttcaacaaaaaacaagaaaactcATAAAGGTACAAAAATGCCATCCACTCAGTGCAGTAGAGATAACAACATTACCACGGTATCTAgaaggaagaggacttatgggcATGGGTGAGCAACTGGACAAGCAGGTTGCTAAATTAAGAAACTATTGTCACacgcaggctgagacatctactttaTGTCGCACATATTGCGCAGTAGATGAAACAGCGCGACTTAAACTGCTAAGCACTTTAATAACATGCTAAGCAATCTTGTTAAGCGTTAtgagtaggggagagttggacaaaaccgggtaccattccaaaaaccgtctgtatcttttgctatgtgagagtagcaaataaatgtttgctgcagattgaaatattctcaaatgacttaagtttgatatgccaatgtcaatttttaaaaatattcttagatttttaatttttttttatttgtatcaaaatattgcaaaatacccggttttgtccaaccggtATGCTAAAACCGGGTAAtaacttaattaccatgtaaaaagactaatgggcagaaaataaaatatttattaaacaaaaatcgaaaatctatgaacataagtcacaaataaaaacttcatctacatCATCATAGGTACTACAGGCGTCATAAGCATATTTGGTGaaagacacacattttatccagccttccttcgcattataatttgaaaacagttaattgtaatatagacacgcatcgtcatttttatcttcttcctccaaactctccaaaattttgtttttggtgcagccctttttagcacgttttttctttttttttgtccagttcatttagttttaatttttttacgactggagattttttttaattttacctaCTAGCTTTCTTACTAGCTTCTTTAACAGAAGAAGCCACATGTTGTAGTTAACTAAAAGCAAAGAAACCACTGCAGAAAGTAGAAGTAACAACAGGTCTGATAAAatcgggtacccggttttgtcgattttcggactacccggttttgtcaaactcgtaaacaagacattaaaagttatttaaatttttaagttatgaaatattattcaaaatttttggccaaattaaaggtaatatactaggttacatgtattaaattttgaaaggGCCATTAGTTATTCATTAGAGGAGAAACAGCTATAAACTTACCTTTAAAATCGAGTTTCCTGCATCAAAAAACAGGTGAGGTCTTACTGCTCCGGCACAGATTACTCAAATGAGGTAGAAATGAATACACACGACTGTTGGTGGTAAAGGGACACCAATTTTAACATCGTCTAACAGATAGCAGCAGACAGTTATAAGAATTAAGGGGTACCCGGTCTTATCAACCTACCcggttttatccaactctcccctactgtTTGGAACGCAATGGCGAGCACTTTGAACAAATTTTGTATAGAAGCAAAACTTAAAATTCGCATTATTTGAAATGgttgttatttaatttttcatgtttaatAAAGCAGTAGTTTTTCAGTGTCGTTTGTTTTAACGCATACTTTACTAATTTCATCTTATTGAAATCGCTTCTGGCCATCTCAATGCGTCGTTTTATTTCGAGGCTGCGGTCCCATTGTTCAttcgacgctgtcaagccaaaacggcataaacgacattcacttgatttttcaggaaacacaaaaaactgattatttttatttttaccaatgcTTCTTATCTGCACAGTGACTCAAAAAAAatggtgatttttttttcaaattttaatatattgtgaatattaatgtggctgaaaatactgtctgaaataaattaaaaactagaaaatggcgcttatgttcaatcaagatataacattggtgaatatgccaaacttacctctggcgtttgtgttgatcgcatcgttgtaaggttagtcaatatggcgcttaaaagggatatatgccattaatgaaaaaagaaacgaaaattaaaaattgtcgtttatgccaacaagaaaaattatgaaattacgaagatttttgctatggtttattttttattaatcaaaaatacattctaagttaaaaacaaaaccttcaattattctttaaacatgtttttggtgctaggatgaaatacttaaaagtaaataattCGAGAATAGAAGCGGATATCTAATAATAGTGGATTCTAATTCATAATCACTGTCAATAATTGGTTCAACATCCGTATTGATTTGATTGcttgtattttccttattttgatcaCTACTTATACCAGCACCCAAACCATTATCTgctgctaagttgaaacatgatgtgagatcgtgactaaatatttcttcttttactgCAACGTCTGGGGGTTCCTCAAAGACGATCATGTCATTGCTATaagcttctgcaatgttggcattataaatgTCATAAACCTCTAAGGGAAATATAGGGGAGTTATTGTCAGTCAGTATATCATTTTGTACTGATtcggtatatgttttattttcatttagtaaggCCATTATTTGTTTACTTCTGCTATTGATCTAcaacaaaaaaatggcataaacgccaaaaatcgatcgccatttgtagctatataaaattgatttgaactctatgctgtaatacaaaatgaattgttcatcacactagtacaaagttacaatagaaatttttaaaataaactttttatttgcgcaatttttaaataagaaacctgcataagaataccattgagCAATGGCACTTGTGTCAACCACAATGTAAATATGtggttttggcataaacgcctcatagtttttaaagaaattcagtgtgtttacgcttcaaaaattaatacaaattgaaaatattgcaaaggtaggtaatatcatgttacttatccataaaaattgtaaaaatacatacctttactattattactggaccgaaatgtacacaatgataatcttacgggcactggcgattatgtcaatcggtgttcacgtcggtgttcacgtgcgtgactagactggcgtttataaaaattttaaacctatattacacctatttcactttttctgcggttattccgcgttgactgtctggtgcggaaattaaaatcctattttttagtgcagctaactaaaaagtggtcattttggcgtttatgccgttttggcttggcagcgtcAATTTAGTTTACATCCCAACTAATTGTATCTGGGTATTTTCTCTAAACCCTTCCTTGTTTCGTCTTCAATCTTATTCTTACTGACAATCAcgatttttgttttttgtgttcAGAGCCATTCCATACATCTTGTAGTACTGCGTAGTGCGATCAACCAAAATTTGCAGCCCTGCTCTGCTGTCCGCAAGGAgtattgtatcgtctgcatatctgagattattCACTAATGCTCCGTTAATTGATATGCCTTCATAGATGTCTTCTAGTGCCTCTTTAAACATTTCATCTGAGCACCTATTAAAAAGAAGAGGGGGATAGTACACATCCTTGTCGTACTCCTCTTCTTTTTGGAATCTCTTTAGATTCTTGTTGGTCTACTCGAATTATGGCTTACTGATCTTCTTCTTACGGAAgaataaacggaagaatagtaaataacataagattcgctgataacaccgttataatggcagacaccctggaatcgctacaagaatttctaaatagaattaacgattattgcattcgatccGGACTAAAAATACACAAGAAAAAAGCTAAATTTATGatcgtctcaaaaacagaacatggaaatgaaaggttaatgatagagcaaacccaaatagaaatagtaaagacatacaaatatctgggaacctgggtcgatgacaaaaatgaccaaagcaaagaaattaaagtccgaattgaaactgcaaggcaagcatttataaaaatgaagacactgcttacaaacaaagactttcagttgcctctcagattgagggctctaagatgctacatattttctatattgctatacggaatggaagattggacattgaagagacaacacataagaagaaaaGAAGCGTTCgcaatgtggtgttacagaagaatattgaaaattcagtggttcaaaggattaccaatgttgaagtgctacgacgtttaaataaggagttagaaattatgaagagtataaaaactagaaaactggaatatttgggtcacattaccagaggagaaaaatatgagttgctgagaattattatgcaaggaaggatccaaggaagaagaagcataggaagaagacgcatctcctggctgaggaaccttagagaatggtttaactgtagttcattacaactgttcagagcagcagccaacaaagtgaccatagtcattatgatatccaacctccgataggagagggaactttaagaagaagatctTCTTCGTAAAGTGCCTATCCGCTCCGGATTTTGGCGATCATCAGCTTTCTGATATCGGTATAAATTTcttttgtatgtaattatgtttatttaaaatctacatcattaaaagagtattaagtaaatttgttccagGTTTTTGGGCATGAAtaagagacttccaatgatgtttcatcttattctatttatttaagttttaaaataggtcctgaggccaggttctatctagtctccttgcggcagggccattatggaataaatcccttactaactcattgtcatggtgaatggtacgctcattttgtgactccgtggctcgatggatttcttctctggtgaaaggtatatttaagtcttcgtgaagtgtttgattagttacgTACCATGGTGCgtccactattgatcttagaactgTAGACTGAAATCTTTtgatgatattcagtgatgttgactttgcacagccccagaggtgtagtccgtagtaccaaataggtttgagtattgctttgtacacaagaattttgttttggatgttgagttttgatctgcgtccaaggagccaataAATTTGCCGGAATTTCAAGTCTAGTCTTCTTTTGGTCTGGATATGTTTCTTCCAAGTAAGCCGTTGGTCAAGATAGGggccaaggtatttagcgtctattactgttggtattcgttcattttccattcttacaggtgggcatgtgttgtggcggttggtaaacgttatttgagatgattttgttttgtttacttttgttcgccattttgtataccattcactgagtatgtccagatggtgttgcaggtcttgtgatgcttgtatgtgatcttcatttacagctagtattgctacgtcatcagcaaaggaagcgatcgtagtattatgagactctggtatatcggctgtgtagagtgagaacAGCAACAgcccgagaacactaccttgcagaactccggagttaataggacagaggctggattgttggtctttgaattttactaAGAAATATCTACAtatttgataagtaggatttgattaggaggaaatagttactat contains:
- the LOC126887147 gene encoding uncharacterized protein LOC126887147 produces the protein MALLNENKTYTESVQNDILTDNNSPIFPLEVYDIYNANIAEAYSNDMIVFEEPPDVAVKEEIFSHDLTSCFNLAADNGLGAGISSDQNKENTSNQINTDVEPIIDSDYELESTIIRYPLLFSNYLLLSISS